The Halomonas elongata DSM 2581 DNA segment GAAGGACGGACGCACCCGCCCTGCCCGGGTTCGCCGGCTGGAAAGCGTCTCACTGCCCGACCGCCAGCCACCGGTGGACCCGCGTCGCCACCCCGTCACCCAATGGCTGGAGCTCATCATCACCGAAGGACGCAATCGCCAGGTACGCCGCATGACCGCCCATGTCGGACATCCAACACTGCGGCTGGTGCGCACGGCCATCGGCCCCTGGACGCTCGACGGCCTGGCACCGGGACAGTGGCGCTGCGAGACGCTCAACGCGCCACGTCGCAAGCCTCGCCGCTCATCCACGAGGAGACGCCCATGAGCCGTTGGCATCCCATCGTCAGCGTAGCCACCGTGGTGGAGCGCGCCGGCTGCTACCTGATGGTCGAAGAAGACCGCGGCGGCCCGCATACCCTCTTCAACCAGCCCGCCGGCCACCTCGAGCCCGGCGAGCGCATCCGCGATGGCGCCCTGCGCGAACTGCGCGAGGAAACCGCCTGGCAGGTAGGCATCACCGACTACCTGGGGCTTTACATCTACCAGGCGCCCGACGGCAAGACCTTCCACAGCCACGGTTTCCACGGCATGGCCCTCGCCCATCTCGGCAACGAGCTCGACCCGGCGATCCGCGCGGTACACTGGCTGTCGCTGGACGAACTGGAAACCCTGGAACGCGAGGACCGCATGCGCAGCCCACTGGTCATGCGGCGCATCCGCGATGCCATCGCTGAACGCTTCTACCCCATGGACACGATTCACGAGCGTTGAAGAGGGAAGACAGGCTAGCCCGAGATTTAAGGCGTCAACGGTTTTCTTCCCTCTTAAAGGCGCCAAGGCGCCGTTCTTATCTCTTCCAGCGGCGTCAGCCGCGATCTTCCCCTGGCGTCAAGCGCCGGTCTTCGAGCTTCGAGCTCGAATCAGGTATAATTCCTCCCCATTTGAGACCCATTCAATCCGAGAGCGCCATGTCAGCCAGCAACGGCAAGGTCATCGTCGGCATGTCCGGCGGTGTCGACTCCTCCGTATCCGCCCAGTTACTGCTCGAACAGGGCTTCGATGTCGAGGGTCTGTTCATGAAGAACTGGGACGAGGACGACGGCACCGAATACTGCACCGCCAAGGAAGACCTGGCGGATGCCGAGGCCGTGTGCGCCAAGCTCGGCATCCATCTGCATACCGCCAACTTCGCCGCCGAGTACTGGGACAACGTCTTCGAGCATTTCCTCGCCGAGTACCAGGCCGGGCGCACTCCGAACCCGGACATCCTCTGCAACCGCGAAATCAAGTTCAAGGTCTTCCTCGAGTACGCCGAAATGCTCGGCGCCGATTGGATCGCCACCGGTCATTATGTGCGCCGTGCCGAGCGCGACGGCCATGCACGCCTGCTCAAGGGGCTCGACGCCAACAAGGACCAGAGCTATTTCCTGCATGCCGTGCCCGAAGCCGCCATCGCCCGCAGCCTTTTCCCGGTGGGCGAGCTGGAAAAGAGCGAGGTCCGCGACATCGCCGAGCGCCACGGCCTGGCAACGGCGCGCAAGAAGGATTCCACCGGCATCTGCTTCATCGGCGAGCGCCGTTTCCGCGATTTCCTGCGCCAGTACCTGCCCGCCCAGCCGGGCACCATCGCCACGCCGGACGGCGACGTCATCGGCGAGCACATGGGGTTGATGTACTACACCCTCGGGCAACGTCAGGGCCTGGGCATCGGCGGGCTGGCCAACTACTCCGACGCGCCCTGGTACGTGGCCGGCAAGGATCTCGAGCGCAATGTGCTCACCGTGGTGCAGGGCAAGCATCATCCCCTGCTCTACACCGACAGCCTGGCTACCGAGGCCATGGACTGGGTGGCCGGCACGCCTCCCGCGCGTGAAGGGCGCTATCATGCCAAGACCCGCTATCGCCAGGACGACGTGCCCTGCACCATGCGAGTCGCCGAGGATGATGGCGTCGAGGTGCATTTCGACGATCCGCAGCGCGCCGTGACCCCCGGCCAGTCGCTGGTGCTCTATGACGGGGACATCTGCCTCGGCGGCGGTGTGATCCGTGCTACCTGGAATGCCACGGAGGCAGCCGCATGAGCGCATCCACGCCCATCCACCCGGCTCCCGACACACCGGTCGGGCGCCAGGCCCTGGCCTTGGCCGGCGTCTTCCAGGCCGCCAGCCTGGTCGATGAACTGGCCCGCACCGGGCAGGTCGACCAGCGCGCCTGGGACACCCTGATCCACGCCACCCTGGACACCAACCCCGAAAACTTCGAGGCCATCTACGGCGGGCATCCCAACAACCTGCGCCTGGGGCTCGACACTCTCGAGGGCATGCTCGGACGCCGCCAGGCCAATCCGGTGGTCATGCGTTACGGCTTCTCGCTGCTGATGCTGATGAGCAAGCTGCGTGGCAACAACGCCATGATGGACGACCTCGGGCAGCGCCTGACGCGCGCCCAGGGGCAGGCCGAACATTTCGGCGAGACCCACGAGAACATCATCGCCAGCCTCGGCGAGGCCTATCAGCAGACCCTTTCCACCCTCAAGACACGCATTGTCGTCCAGGGCGATCCTTCCCTGCTGCAAAGCCGCATGATGCCGGAACGCGTGCGCGCCTGCCTGCTGGCAGGCGTCCGCTTCGCCCTGCTCTGGCATCAGCAAGGCGGACGCCGCTGGAAGCTACTCTTCCAGCGCAGCGCCCTGAAGAAAGCTCTCGACACCCTGTAACCGACCGGAACACGAACCATGTCTCTTCCTCTGTCCGCCCTCACCGCCCTTTCCCCCGTCGATGGCCGTTACGGCAGCAAGGCCGATATCCTGCGCGAGCATTTCAGCGAATTCGGCCTGATCCGCGCCCGTGTCACCGTCGAGGTTCGCTGGCTGCAACGCCTCGCCGCCCACCCCGACATCACCGAGGTGCCAGCACTTTCCGCCGAGGCCACCGAGGTGCTGGATACGCTGGTACGTGACTTCTCGGTGGCCGACGCCGAACGCATCAAGGACATCGAGCGCACCACCAACCACGACGTCAAGGCGGTCGAATACTTCATCAAGGAGTGCATCGCCGACACGCCGGAGCTGCACGCCATCACCGAGTTCGTGCACTTCGCCTGCACCAGCGAAGACATCAACAACCTCTCCTACGGCGTGATGCTCACCGACGGCCTGGCCACCCTGCTGCCGGTGATGCACCGGGTCGCCGACGAGATCGCGCGCCTGGCCGACGAGCACGCCGAGCAGCCGATGCTCTCGCGCACCCACGGACAGACGGCCAGCCCCACCACCCTGGGCAAGGAAATGGCCAATGTCGCCTATCGCCTGCGTCGTCAGTTGAAGCAGATCGAGTCGGTGGAGATCCTCGGCAAGATCAACGGTGCGGTGGGCAACTACAACGCTCACCTGACCACCTACCCGGAGATCGACTGGGAGGCCAACGCCCGCACCTTCGTCGAGGAGCTCGGCCTGACCTTCAATCCCTACACTACCCAGATCGAGCCCCACGACTACATCGCCGAGCTGTTCGACGCAGTGTGCCGCTACAACACCGTACTGATCGACTTCGATCGTGATGTCTGGGGTTACATCTCGCTGGGCTACTTCAAGCAGAGCACCGTGGCCGGCGAGATCGGCTCCTCGACCATGCCGCACAAGGTCAACCCCATCGACTTCGAGAACTCCGAAGGTAACCTGGGGCTCGCCAACGCCATCCTCGGCCACCTGGCGGAGAAACTGCCGATCTCCCGCTGGCAGCGCGACCTGACCGATTCCACGGTACTGCGCAACCTGGGCATCGGCCTGGCCTACGGGCTGATCGCCTACCAGGCATCGCTCAAGGGCATCGGCAAGCTCGAGGCCAACGCCGCGCGCCTGGCCGAGGACCTGGACGCCAGCTGGGAAGTCCTGGCCGAGCCGATCCAGACGGTGATGCGCCGCTACGGCATCGAGAAGCCCTACGAGAAACTCAAGGAACTGACCCGCGGCAAGCGCATCGACCAGGCCGGCTTTGCCGCCTTCATCGATACGCTGGAACTCCCCGCCGCGGTGAAGGAAGAACTCAAGGCGTTGACGCCGGCGACCTACATCGGCAACGCCAGCGAACAGGCACGCAAGCTTTGAGCCGCAAGCCGTAAACGAAGAATATAGCCCCCGCTTATCAGCGGGGGTTTATCTTATGGCTTACAGCTTCTAGCTTACAGCTAGCCTTCAACCTCTCGACGACCCGGTAGCCTATGTCACCCGATTCCCCCCTCACGATGCTGGGCGGCCTGTCCGCCGCCGACTTCCTGCGCGACTACTGGCAGCAACAGCCCTTGCTGATCCGCGGCGCCTTTCCCGATATCGAGAGCCCGCTCTCCCCCGACGAGCTGGCCGGGCTGGCCTGCGAGGACAACATCGAGGCGCGCCTGGTCGAGGAACACGGCCCCGAAGGCCCCTGGCAGGTCAGTCACGGCCCCTTCGACGAAGCCACCTTCGCCCGGCTGCCCGAGCGGGACTGGACGCTGCTGGTCCAGGCGGTGGACCACTACGTTCCCGAGGTGGCCGAACTGCTCGAACGCTTCGACTTCCTGCCCCGCTGGCGCCTCGACGACATCATGATCAGCTATGCGCCTCCCGGCGGCAGCGTCGGCCCCCACGTGGATCAGTACGATGTCTTCCTGCTGCAGGCCAGCGGTCAACGCCATTGGCAGCTCGGCGGACGCGTGCCGGAAGACGCCCCGATCATCGCCGGAGTCGACCTGCGCATCCTCGAGCGCTTCGAGGTGCAGCCCGGTCAGGACTGGGTTCTGGAACCCGGCGACATGCTGTATCTCCCGCCGGGCTGGGCGCACCACGGCGTCAGCCAGTCCGATGACTGCTTGACGTTCTCGGTCGGCTTCCGCGCCCCATCGGCGGACGAAGCCATCACCTCCTTTGCCGACTACATCGGCGAACAGCTCCCCGCCTCGCATCGCTACGCCGATGCCGGCATGGACGTCCCCGAGGATCCCGCGCAACTCGACGACGCCGCGCTGTCCCGCATGCGCGCCCTGATCCTCGAGACGCTCGACGATCCCACCCAACTGGCCCAATGGTTCGGCCGGGTCATGACCCAGCCCAAGTATGTCGACCAACTGGTGCCCAACGAGACACCCACCGAAGAAACCGAGCTTGTCGCCGCACTACAAGCCGGCGAGACGCTGGAGCGCAGCCTCGGTTCACGCTTTGCCTGGCGCGCCCTGGACGACCAGCGCGCGACCCTGTTCGTCGATGGCGATGGCCTCGACTGCCCCACCGGGCTGGCCCGGGAACTGGCCGGGACTGCGACGCTCGACGCCCACCTGCTGGAGCATGCCGAGGCCCCACGGGTCCTGGTCCATCTACTGGATGCCGGTAGCCTCGACTGGACCGATCCCGACGAGGAATGAACGCATGACGCACACACTGGAAATCCGCGAAGGCGACTGGAGCGAGCTCGGTGACATTGCCGGCGAGATTCGCCGAGTGGTGTTCATCGAAGAACAGCAGGTTCCCGAGGACGAGGAATGGGACGGCCGCGATGACGAGTGCCGGCACTTCCTGGCACTCGACGCCGCCGGCAAGGCACTGGGCACCGCACGCCTGTTGCCCGACGGTCATATCGGCCGGGTCGCCGTGCTCGAAGAAGCTCGCGGCCGGGGTGTCGGCCTCGCCCTGATGGAAGCCGCCATCGCTTCGGCACGCCGTCGTGGCGATGCCACGGTGGCGCTGTCCGCCCAGACCCATGCCCTCGCCTTCTACGAACGGCTCGGCTTCCACGCCCATGGAGAAACCTTCCTGGACGCCGGAATTCCGCATCGCAACATGACGTTATCTCTGCACGACTGACCCTTCTTTCTCACCTTCCTCCGCGAAAAAAGACTACAGGAACCCCTCGTTCAAACGGGTTCCTGTCGTCGAGCTACAACCCTCTCTGCTCCCAAATACCAATGGTGAAAGCCCGTCATACGGGGCCATAGTGATCCACAAGACGAATGCACCAACACTCGCTGAGCGCTGTTTTCCTCGTCCAGCGACGTGACATGAGCACTCGTCAGGGGAAGAGCAAGGCACGCAAGACCGCCATGCCACCCCCCACGAAAGAGAACTCCATTTCGCAGTTGCAGCACAGACGTGACGCAAAGCAGCAGTTCCTTGAACTCGAACGAGAGGATCACCCCATGGCAGCTTTCAACGACGAACGCCAGGCACTGGCCCAGCACCGCGAGGCCCAGCGCGGCAAATGGGACAACATCAACCCCGATCACGCCGCACGCCTGCGCCTGCAGAACCGCTTTCGCACCGGCCTGGACATCGCACGCTACACCGCCGCCATCATGCGCGACGACATGGCCGCCTATGACGCCGACACCAGCCGTTACACCCAGTCGCTGGGCTGCTGGCACGGTTTCATCGGCCAGCAGAAGATGATCTCCATCAAGAAGCACTTCGGCGAGACCAAGGGGCGCTACCTCTACCTCTCCGGCTGGATGGTCGCCGCCATGCGCTCCGAGTTCGGCCCGCTGCCCGACCAGTCGATGCATGAAAAGACCAGCGTGCCGGCCTTGATCGAGGAGCTCTACACCTTCCTGCGCCAGGCCGACAGCTGGGAGCTCAACCACCTGTTCCGCGAACTCGACGCCGCCCGACAGGCCGGTGACGAGCTGAAAACCAAGGAGCTGCTCGGCAGGATCGACAACTTCGAAACCCATGTGGTGCCGATCATCGCCGATATCGATGCCGGCTTCGGTAACGCCGAGGCCACCTATCTGCTGGCCAAGAAGATGATCGAGGCCGGCGCCTGCTGCATCCAGATCGAGAATCAGGTCTCCGACGAGAAGCAATGCGGCCACCAGGACGGCAAGGTCACCGTGCCCCACGAGGACTTCATCGCCAAGCTCAATGCCGTGCGCTATGCCTTCCTGGAACTCGGCGTGGAGGATGGCGTGATCGTCGCCCGCACCGATTCCCTGGGCGCCGGCCTGACCCAGAAGATCGCCGTCAGCCATGAACCCGGCGACCTGGGCGATCAGTACAATGCCTTCCTCGACGGTGACGAGATCGCCTCCGCAGACGATATCACCAACGGCGATGTGGTCATCAAGCAGGGCGGCAAGCTGGTCAAGGTCAAGCGCCTGGCGTCCGGCCTCTACCAGTTCAAGCCCGGCACCGGCGAGGATCGGGTGGTGTTGGACTGCATCACCAGCCTGCAGAATGGCGCCGACCTGCTGTGGATCGAGACCGAGAAACCCCACGTCGGCCAGATCAAGGGCATGGTGGATCGCATCCGCGAGGTCTGCCCGGACGCCAAGCTGGTCTACAACAACTCGCCGTCCTTCAACTGGACACTGAATTTCCGCCAGCAGGTGTTCGACGCCTGGGAAGCCGAGGGCAAGGACGTCTCCGCCTACGACCGCGCCAACCTGATGAGCGCCGAGTACGATGAGACCGAGCTGGGGCGCCTGGCCGACGAGTGGACACAGAACTTTCAGCGTGACGGCGCCCGCGAGGCCGGCATCTTCCACCATCTCATCACCTTGCCGACCTACCACACCGCCGCCCTGTCGACCGACAACCTGGCGCGCGGCTACTTCGGCGACGAGGGCATGCTGGCCTATGTGGCAGGCGTGCAGCGCCGCGAGATTCGCGAGGGCATCGCCACGGTCAAGCACCAGGACATGGCCGGCTCCAATATCGGCGACGACCACAAGGAATTCTTCCACGGCGAGGCCGCTCTCAAGGCCGGTGGCCAGGACAACACCATGAACCAGTTCGGTTGATCAAGATATCACCGAGATTTTCCGGGGAGGCCTTCGCCTCCCCTTTTTCATGCCTTCCTGTTCATGCGTTCACGCGTTTTTTCGGTCCTGCCATGAAACTCACCGACAATAACGCTCGGTTCTTGTACGACATGTAGTCGAGTTACAACCGCAAGTGCGCCCAAGGAGGCATTGTGGCATTTGCTGTCCTGCACCATATTGAAATCACAGCGCAGGCAAGAGTTTCGTTATCCCGATTCGCGATCCTGCTCTGGGCTACAAACCGCGGCGCTTTCCTGATGATCCGGGCGCCAAAGGCGATGGTCTTTCCAAGCTTGTGACCATTTCGCAACTGCAGCACCGGGCGCTTACCCGGCCCGGCATGAGTAGCAAGATTATGACAATGCCATCGCCGGTGGCGGACTCACACGAGACGTTACCCTGGCAACAAATGGCCCTTATCAAGAGGTGTTACACATGAACTGCAACGAACTGAGCCAACAAGCCGACCTCATTGCCAGCACGTTCAGCAAGCAGGATCTGGCCAAACTGGTACTGGCCCTGAAGGGAAATCGCGAATCTCTGCAACACGCCGTCAAGGTCATCGATACCATCGACAATCGCGCGGGCTACTCGCTCGACGATGCCTGGGACGAAGTGTTGACCGGCGATTCCTGAACACGGAACAAGACGGGGATCGGCACCCCATCGTCTGGAGTGACGACTTGCGCAGCCTTGCTGCAGACTTCACCACACCCCCGCCATCCGGCGGGGGTGTTTTTATGAGGTACGGGCCGGGATGCCGACCATGAGCTCGGCGCCGACGCCAAAACGCACGACTCCGCCGATCACTGGTCAAACCCATACCTCCGAGATAGACTCGGAAACGCATCCATTCATCGTTTGCCGCGTTCAGACAGCAGGTTATCGGTCCACTGTCACGCATACCATTTTGGCAAGGAGGTCACACATGAAGCGTCTTCTCCCCGTACTGGTCCTGAGCACCCTGACACTCGCCGGCTGTGCCAACACCTCGCCCTACTCGGGCAACGTCTATTCCGGCAACCAGGCCAAGTCTGCCCAGACCGTCACCATCGGCACCATCACCGCCATGCGCCCGGTGCAGATCCAGGCCGACAGCCGAGCCGGCGGTCTGCTGGGTAGTGGCGGCGGTGCCATCATCGGCGGCCTGCTCGGCAACCAGATCGGCGGCGGTTCCGGACGTCAGCTCGCCACCGCAGCCGGCGCCATCGGCGGTGCCGTGGCCGGCACCAAGATCGAGGAATCTTCCAACCTGATCAATGCCACGGAACTCGAGATCCGCAAGAACAACGGCGAGCAGGTCGTCGTGGTGCAGAAAGCGGACCAGAACTTCCAGGTGGGCCAGAAAGTGCGTCTGATCGGCTCCGGCCGTAACGTCAGCGTCGCGCCCTACTGATTCGCGACACCTGTCAGTTCACTGCATCGATATACGCAAAAGGGCCCGCGGATCACTCCGCGGGCCCTTTTCGTCTTCGGTCAGCGTCGAGACGCGAACGTCAGTGGAAGTCGATCCGCTTCATCGCCCAGCACACCAGCTTGCCGCCGACCAACGCCAGCAGAGCGATGATCAGCAGCGTCATCAGCATGTCCACGGGACGCACGATGGTGGTAGCACCCAGCACCGCGATGGCTGGACTCCAGACCCAGCGATCATCCTCGC contains these protein-coding regions:
- the purB gene encoding adenylosuccinate lyase, whose amino-acid sequence is MSLPLSALTALSPVDGRYGSKADILREHFSEFGLIRARVTVEVRWLQRLAAHPDITEVPALSAEATEVLDTLVRDFSVADAERIKDIERTTNHDVKAVEYFIKECIADTPELHAITEFVHFACTSEDINNLSYGVMLTDGLATLLPVMHRVADEIARLADEHAEQPMLSRTHGQTASPTTLGKEMANVAYRLRRQLKQIESVEILGKINGAVGNYNAHLTTYPEIDWEANARTFVEELGLTFNPYTTQIEPHDYIAELFDAVCRYNTVLIDFDRDVWGYISLGYFKQSTVAGEIGSSTMPHKVNPIDFENSEGNLGLANAILGHLAEKLPISRWQRDLTDSTVLRNLGIGLAYGLIAYQASLKGIGKLEANAARLAEDLDASWEVLAEPIQTVMRRYGIEKPYEKLKELTRGKRIDQAGFAAFIDTLELPAAVKEELKALTPATYIGNASEQARKL
- the mnmA gene encoding tRNA 2-thiouridine(34) synthase MnmA; this translates as MSASNGKVIVGMSGGVDSSVSAQLLLEQGFDVEGLFMKNWDEDDGTEYCTAKEDLADAEAVCAKLGIHLHTANFAAEYWDNVFEHFLAEYQAGRTPNPDILCNREIKFKVFLEYAEMLGADWIATGHYVRRAERDGHARLLKGLDANKDQSYFLHAVPEAAIARSLFPVGELEKSEVRDIAERHGLATARKKDSTGICFIGERRFRDFLRQYLPAQPGTIATPDGDVIGEHMGLMYYTLGQRQGLGIGGLANYSDAPWYVAGKDLERNVLTVVQGKHHPLLYTDSLATEAMDWVAGTPPAREGRYHAKTRYRQDDVPCTMRVAEDDGVEVHFDDPQRAVTPGQSLVLYDGDICLGGGVIRATWNATEAAA
- a CDS encoding cupin domain-containing protein; translation: MSPDSPLTMLGGLSAADFLRDYWQQQPLLIRGAFPDIESPLSPDELAGLACEDNIEARLVEEHGPEGPWQVSHGPFDEATFARLPERDWTLLVQAVDHYVPEVAELLERFDFLPRWRLDDIMISYAPPGGSVGPHVDQYDVFLLQASGQRHWQLGGRVPEDAPIIAGVDLRILERFEVQPGQDWVLEPGDMLYLPPGWAHHGVSQSDDCLTFSVGFRAPSADEAITSFADYIGEQLPASHRYADAGMDVPEDPAQLDDAALSRMRALILETLDDPTQLAQWFGRVMTQPKYVDQLVPNETPTEETELVAALQAGETLERSLGSRFAWRALDDQRATLFVDGDGLDCPTGLARELAGTATLDAHLLEHAEAPRVLVHLLDAGSLDWTDPDEE
- a CDS encoding NUDIX domain-containing protein, whose product is MSRWHPIVSVATVVERAGCYLMVEEDRGGPHTLFNQPAGHLEPGERIRDGALRELREETAWQVGITDYLGLYIYQAPDGKTFHSHGFHGMALAHLGNELDPAIRAVHWLSLDELETLEREDRMRSPLVMRRIRDAIAERFYPMDTIHER
- the hflD gene encoding high frequency lysogenization protein HflD produces the protein MSASTPIHPAPDTPVGRQALALAGVFQAASLVDELARTGQVDQRAWDTLIHATLDTNPENFEAIYGGHPNNLRLGLDTLEGMLGRRQANPVVMRYGFSLLMLMSKLRGNNAMMDDLGQRLTRAQGQAEHFGETHENIIASLGEAYQQTLSTLKTRIVVQGDPSLLQSRMMPERVRACLLAGVRFALLWHQQGGRRWKLLFQRSALKKALDTL
- a CDS encoding pseudouridine synthase — its product is MSRLYLFHKPYRTLSQFTDSEGRATLAEHIDVPGIYPAGRLDHDSEGLLLLSDDGELIHRISHPKHKQPKTYWVQVEGQPNDDALAALRDGVELKDGRTRPARVRRLESVSLPDRQPPVDPRRHPVTQWLELIITEGRNRQVRRMTAHVGHPTLRLVRTAIGPWTLDGLAPGQWRCETLNAPRRKPRRSSTRRRP
- a CDS encoding GNAT family N-acetyltransferase, whose product is MTHTLEIREGDWSELGDIAGEIRRVVFIEEQQVPEDEEWDGRDDECRHFLALDAAGKALGTARLLPDGHIGRVAVLEEARGRGVGLALMEAAIASARRRGDATVALSAQTHALAFYERLGFHAHGETFLDAGIPHRNMTLSLHD
- a CDS encoding isocitrate lyase produces the protein MAAFNDERQALAQHREAQRGKWDNINPDHAARLRLQNRFRTGLDIARYTAAIMRDDMAAYDADTSRYTQSLGCWHGFIGQQKMISIKKHFGETKGRYLYLSGWMVAAMRSEFGPLPDQSMHEKTSVPALIEELYTFLRQADSWELNHLFRELDAARQAGDELKTKELLGRIDNFETHVVPIIADIDAGFGNAEATYLLAKKMIEAGACCIQIENQVSDEKQCGHQDGKVTVPHEDFIAKLNAVRYAFLELGVEDGVIVARTDSLGAGLTQKIAVSHEPGDLGDQYNAFLDGDEIASADDITNGDVVIKQGGKLVKVKRLASGLYQFKPGTGEDRVVLDCITSLQNGADLLWIETEKPHVGQIKGMVDRIREVCPDAKLVYNNSPSFNWTLNFRQQVFDAWEAEGKDVSAYDRANLMSAEYDETELGRLADEWTQNFQRDGAREAGIFHHLITLPTYHTAALSTDNLARGYFGDEGMLAYVAGVQRREIREGIATVKHQDMAGSNIGDDHKEFFHGEAALKAGGQDNTMNQFG
- a CDS encoding outer membrane lipoprotein codes for the protein MKRLLPVLVLSTLTLAGCANTSPYSGNVYSGNQAKSAQTVTIGTITAMRPVQIQADSRAGGLLGSGGGAIIGGLLGNQIGGGSGRQLATAAGAIGGAVAGTKIEESSNLINATELEIRKNNGEQVVVVQKADQNFQVGQKVRLIGSGRNVSVAPY